A genomic stretch from Nymphalis io chromosome 25, ilAglIoxx1.1, whole genome shotgun sequence includes:
- the LOC126778292 gene encoding uncharacterized protein LOC126778292: MSCEIVIRQARAEDLHQRMELVRHAYSGYFWDAFIFFFFQELTLECCVLAAAVLFIFCGISATTCLVLLPIAAVVVAVVVACIHHALAYKQSQNVRQEIFGIVAELRGGLLLTPRTERVPIHIQLVAEKHSIYSQVIGTISISEFWGPHNRGWLHAMVVHPEWRGRGVARALAGAARRAAAARGLEALEAALSHLQPAARAALHAAG; the protein is encoded by the exons ATGTCGTGTGAAATAGTAATTCGTCAAGCTCGAGCTGAGGATTTGCACCAACGCATGGAACTTGTACGTCACGCCTATTCTGGATATTTTTGGGATGcattcatatttttctttttccaaGAG TTGACATTGGAATGTTGTGTGCTGGCTGCTGCGGTCCTGTTCATCTTCTGTGGAATATCAGCTACAACATGCCTGGTTCTTCTGCCAATAGCTGCAGTTGTTGTTGCTGTGGTGGTGGCATGCATCCACCATGCACTTGCATACAAACAGTCACAG aatgTGCGTCAAGAGATATTTGGTATTGTGGCCGAACTGCGGGGTGGTCTGCTGTTGACCCCTAGAACTGAACGAGTGCCAATTCACATCCAGCTGGTTGCCGAAAAGCATTCAATTTATTCTCAA GTTATTGGCACTATAAGTATCTCCGAGTTCTGGGGCCCTCATAATAGAGGCTGGCTGCATGCAATGGTAGTGCACCCCGA ATGGCGCGGGAGGGGCGTGGCGCGCGCGCtggcgggcgcggcgcggcgggcggcggcggcgcgcgggcTGGAGGCGCTGGAGGCCGCGCTCAGCCACCTGcagcccgccgcgcgcgccgcgctgcACGCCGCCGGGTGA